A genomic region of Oryza glaberrima chromosome 1, OglaRS2, whole genome shotgun sequence contains the following coding sequences:
- the LOC127765929 gene encoding protein SODIUM POTASSIUM ROOT DEFECTIVE 2: MGRKLGFEKVLDCFSLALCTNACVCIHSVEDDEEEAIEREALVSSQLEELVKLKDLVGGAKTLAFHLEPKIVELRVSMHCYGCAKKVQKHISKMDGVTSFEVDLESKKVVVIGDITPYEVLASVSKVMKFAELWVAPNSQGC; the protein is encoded by the exons ATGGGGAGGAAGCTAGGTTTTGAGAAGGTCCTCGACTGCTTCTCCCTCGCTCTCTGCACGAACGCCTGCGTCTGCATACATTCGGTggaagacgacgaggaggaggccatcGAGAGGGAGGCGCTGGTGAGCTCTCAGCTGGAAGAGCTTGTGAAGCTCAAGGATCTCGTCGGCGGAGCCAAGACTCTCGCTTTCCATCTAGAGCCAAAG ATCGTGGAGCTCAGGGTGTCCATGCACTGCTACGGATGCGCCAAGAAAGTTCAGAAGCATATATCCAAGATGGACG GTGTTACGTCGTTTGAGGTAGATCTGGAGAGTAAGAAGGTGGTGGTGATAGGGGATATCACGCCGTATGAGGTGCTGGCGAGCGTCTCCAAGGTGATGAAGTTTGCAGAGCTGTGGGTGGCCCCCAACTCCCAAGGTTGCTAG
- the LOC127762534 gene encoding fe-S cluster assembly factor HCF101, chloroplastic isoform X1: MRNLRAAAPASFLAPPAPPLLLPPSTPTPRGAFTAKASPAAAAAQAHGWCPSPRRVGRLRRRAGAASSSGNLLASVEDAKKDVLVALSQIIDPDFGTDIVSCGFVKDLEISEALEEVSFRLELTTPACPIKDMFEEKANEVVAALPWVKKVNVTMSAQPAQPAYAGELPEGLQKISNIIAVSSCKGGVGKSTVAVNLAYTLAGMGARVGIFDADVFGPSLPTMVSPENRLLVMNPESRSILPTEYLGVKMVSFGFAGQGRAIMRGPMVSGVINQLLTTTDWGELDYLVIDMPPGTGDIHLTLCQVAPLTAAVIVTTPQKLAFIDVAKGVRMFSKLKVPCVAVVENMCYFDADGKRFYPFGQGSGAQVVQQFGIPHLFDLPIRPTLSASGDTGIPEVVADPQGDVAKTFQNLGVCVVQQCAKIRQQVSTAVSYDRSIRAIRVKVPDSDEEFLLHPATVRRNDRSAQSVDEWTGEQKVQYGDIPEDIEPEEIRPMGNYAVSITWPDGFSQIAPYDQLEMLERLVDVPRATTAAVSS; this comes from the exons ATGCGGaacctccgcgccgccgcgcctgcctccttcctcgcgccgcccgcgccccctctcctcctccccccgtcgACTCCAACCCCGCGAG GCGCCTTCACGGCGAAGGCTTCTcctgccgcggcggccgcccaGGCGCATGGCTGGTgcccctcgccgcggcgcgtgggccggctccggcggcgcgcgggagccGCTTCGTCGAGCGGTAACCTTC TGGCGTCGGTGGAGGACGCCAAGAAGGACGTGCTCGTGGCGCTCTCCCAAATCATCGATCCCGACTTCGGGACGGACATCGTCTCGTGCGGGTTCGTCAAGGACCTGGAGATTAGCGAGGCCTTGGAAGAG GTCTCGTTTCGTCTGGAGCTGACGACTCCTGCCTGCCCGATCAAGGACATG TTTGAAGAGAAGGCAAATGAGGTTGTTGCAGCACTTCCTTGGGTCAAGAAGGTCAATGTTACAATGTCTGCGCAACCTGCACAACCAGCATACGCAGGGGAGCTTCCAGAAGGATTGCAGAAGATTTCGAATATCATAGCAGTTTCAAGCTGCAAG GGAGGAGTTGGAAAGTCTACAGTTGCTGTAAATCTTGCATATACATTAGCTGGTATGGGGGCCAGGGTTGGAATATTTGATGCTGATGTCTTCGGTCCGAGCTTACCAACTATGGTTTCTCCTGAAAACCGGCTGCTAGTGATG AACCCAGAAAGCAGAAGTATTCTTCCAACCGAGTATTTGGGCGTCAAGATGGTGTCTTTTGGCTTTGCTGGACAAGGAAGAGCTATAATGCGTGGTCCAATGGTTTCGGGAGTGATTAATCAGTTGCTGACCACTACTGATTG GGGCGAACTCGACTACCTTGTCATTGACATGCCTCCAGGAACAGGAGATATACACTTAACACTCTGTCAG GTAGCCCCATTGACTGCAGCTGTCATTGTTACCACCCCTCAGAAGCTTGCTTTCATCGATGTTGCAAAGGGAGTTAGAATGTTTTCCAAGCTGAAG GTTCCGTGCGTTGCAGTTGTTGAGAACATGTGCTACTTCGATGCTGATGGAAAACGATTTTACCCATTTGGGCAAGGTTCTGGAGCTCAG GTTGTGCAGCAGTTTGGAATACCTCACCTCTTCGATTTGCCGATACGGCCAACT CTTTCAGCGTCTGGAGATACTGGAATTCCTGAAGTAGTGGCTGATCCACAAGGGGATGTTGCTAAGACGTTTCAGAATCTTGGAGTTTGTGTTGTTCAGCAGTGTGCTAAAATCAGACAACAGG TTTCAACAGCAGTTTCCTATGATAGATCAATTAGAGCAATCCGAGTGAAAGTACCAGATTCAGATGAAGAGTTCTTGTTGCATCCAGCAACAGTCAGAAGGAATGACCGATCTGCTCAAAGTGTG GACGAATGGACAGGTGAGCAGAAAGTACAATATGGTGATATACCAGAAGACATTGAACCTGAAGAGATCCGTCCTATGGGAAACTACGCAGTTTCTATAACTTGGCCTGATGGTTTTTCTCAG ATAGCACCTTATGATCAATTGGAAATGCTTGAGAGGCTTGTGGATGTTCCTcgtgcaacaacagcagcagtcTCTTCATGA
- the LOC127762534 gene encoding fe-S cluster assembly factor HCF101, chloroplastic isoform X2: protein MRNLRAAAPASFLAPPAPPLLLPPSTPTPRGAFTAKASPAAAAAQAHGWCPSPRRVGRLRRRAGAASSSVASVEDAKKDVLVALSQIIDPDFGTDIVSCGFVKDLEISEALEEVSFRLELTTPACPIKDMFEEKANEVVAALPWVKKVNVTMSAQPAQPAYAGELPEGLQKISNIIAVSSCKGGVGKSTVAVNLAYTLAGMGARVGIFDADVFGPSLPTMVSPENRLLVMNPESRSILPTEYLGVKMVSFGFAGQGRAIMRGPMVSGVINQLLTTTDWGELDYLVIDMPPGTGDIHLTLCQVAPLTAAVIVTTPQKLAFIDVAKGVRMFSKLKVPCVAVVENMCYFDADGKRFYPFGQGSGAQVVQQFGIPHLFDLPIRPTLSASGDTGIPEVVADPQGDVAKTFQNLGVCVVQQCAKIRQQVSTAVSYDRSIRAIRVKVPDSDEEFLLHPATVRRNDRSAQSVDEWTGEQKVQYGDIPEDIEPEEIRPMGNYAVSITWPDGFSQIAPYDQLEMLERLVDVPRATTAAVSS from the exons ATGCGGaacctccgcgccgccgcgcctgcctccttcctcgcgccgcccgcgccccctctcctcctccccccgtcgACTCCAACCCCGCGAG GCGCCTTCACGGCGAAGGCTTCTcctgccgcggcggccgcccaGGCGCATGGCTGGTgcccctcgccgcggcgcgtgggccggctccggcggcgcgcgggagccGCTTCGTCGAGCG TGGCGTCGGTGGAGGACGCCAAGAAGGACGTGCTCGTGGCGCTCTCCCAAATCATCGATCCCGACTTCGGGACGGACATCGTCTCGTGCGGGTTCGTCAAGGACCTGGAGATTAGCGAGGCCTTGGAAGAG GTCTCGTTTCGTCTGGAGCTGACGACTCCTGCCTGCCCGATCAAGGACATG TTTGAAGAGAAGGCAAATGAGGTTGTTGCAGCACTTCCTTGGGTCAAGAAGGTCAATGTTACAATGTCTGCGCAACCTGCACAACCAGCATACGCAGGGGAGCTTCCAGAAGGATTGCAGAAGATTTCGAATATCATAGCAGTTTCAAGCTGCAAG GGAGGAGTTGGAAAGTCTACAGTTGCTGTAAATCTTGCATATACATTAGCTGGTATGGGGGCCAGGGTTGGAATATTTGATGCTGATGTCTTCGGTCCGAGCTTACCAACTATGGTTTCTCCTGAAAACCGGCTGCTAGTGATG AACCCAGAAAGCAGAAGTATTCTTCCAACCGAGTATTTGGGCGTCAAGATGGTGTCTTTTGGCTTTGCTGGACAAGGAAGAGCTATAATGCGTGGTCCAATGGTTTCGGGAGTGATTAATCAGTTGCTGACCACTACTGATTG GGGCGAACTCGACTACCTTGTCATTGACATGCCTCCAGGAACAGGAGATATACACTTAACACTCTGTCAG GTAGCCCCATTGACTGCAGCTGTCATTGTTACCACCCCTCAGAAGCTTGCTTTCATCGATGTTGCAAAGGGAGTTAGAATGTTTTCCAAGCTGAAG GTTCCGTGCGTTGCAGTTGTTGAGAACATGTGCTACTTCGATGCTGATGGAAAACGATTTTACCCATTTGGGCAAGGTTCTGGAGCTCAG GTTGTGCAGCAGTTTGGAATACCTCACCTCTTCGATTTGCCGATACGGCCAACT CTTTCAGCGTCTGGAGATACTGGAATTCCTGAAGTAGTGGCTGATCCACAAGGGGATGTTGCTAAGACGTTTCAGAATCTTGGAGTTTGTGTTGTTCAGCAGTGTGCTAAAATCAGACAACAGG TTTCAACAGCAGTTTCCTATGATAGATCAATTAGAGCAATCCGAGTGAAAGTACCAGATTCAGATGAAGAGTTCTTGTTGCATCCAGCAACAGTCAGAAGGAATGACCGATCTGCTCAAAGTGTG GACGAATGGACAGGTGAGCAGAAAGTACAATATGGTGATATACCAGAAGACATTGAACCTGAAGAGATCCGTCCTATGGGAAACTACGCAGTTTCTATAACTTGGCCTGATGGTTTTTCTCAG ATAGCACCTTATGATCAATTGGAAATGCTTGAGAGGCTTGTGGATGTTCCTcgtgcaacaacagcagcagtcTCTTCATGA